A region from the Medicago truncatula cultivar Jemalong A17 chromosome 6, MtrunA17r5.0-ANR, whole genome shotgun sequence genome encodes:
- the LOC25479998 gene encoding CDGSH iron-sulfur domain-containing protein NEET, whose product MASVLSQVGVVLCQKPCLSERKNGITGTNFNTGSFGIGKKARSVVVKAETGGVSSINPDIRKNEDKVVDAVVLSEVSKAVTPYCRCWRSGTFPLCDGSHVKHNKATGDNVGPLLLKK is encoded by the exons ATGGCATCTGTTTTAAGCCAAGTTGGTGTAGTTTTGTGCCAAAAGCCATGTTTAAGTGAgagaaaaaatggaattacaggTACCAATTTCAACACTGGTTCCTTTGGTATTGGTAAGAAAGCAAGGAGTGTGGTGGTGAAAGCAGAGACAGGGGGTGTGAGTAGTATAAATCCAGATATAAGGAAGAATGAAGATAAGGTTGTTGATGCCGTTGTGCTCAGTGAAGTCTCCAAGGCTGTTACACCTTATTGCAG ATGCTGGAGATCAGGAACTTTTCCTCTATGTGATGGAAGTCATGTAAAGCACAACAAAGCCACTGGAGATAATGTTGGGCCtcttcttttgaaaaaatag
- the LOC25479997 gene encoding K(+) efflux antiporter 5 isoform X1, translating into MSPKKKWIWCCCVIVICCARVCSSGRSDKETRDRFYGNMLNSTAPESNDGSLAKMFDRVLEKEFSENDQPEEPDKNSFNSTVADQQGVLETVAKITHDKAKRNDTREGNGTRSFQFQDVFSLENEDSDDVTTLIDKKDNVFVMSNKKSKYPVLQVDLRLISDLVVIIVSAAIGGIVFSCLGQPVIVGYLLAGSLIGPGGLKFISEMVQVETVAQFGVVFLLFALGLEFSLAKLKAVGPVAVLGGLLQIVIFMFLCGILAMLCGGKLSEGVFVGSFLSMSSTAVVVKFLVERNTNNALHVQVTIGTLIFQDCAVGLLFALLPVLGGNSGLLQGIISMGKLLLVLSLYLTATSVLSWSFVPRFLKLMMRLSSQTNELYQLAAVAFCLLSAWCSDKLGLSLELGSFMAGVMISTTDFAQHTLDQVEPIRNLFAALFLSSIGMLIHVQFLWNHVDILLASVILVVVVKTAVVAIVTKAFGYSLKTAFIVGISLAQIGEFAFVLLSRASNLHLVEGKMYLLLLGTTALSLVTTPLLFKLIPAVMNLGVLMHWFPSENGTQIEGKSLMIEANRML; encoded by the exons ATGTCACCGAAGAAGAAATGGATATGGTGTTGTTGCGTGATCGTGATCTGTTGTGCTAGGGTTTGTTCATCTGGTAGATCCGATAAAGAAACGCGTGATAGGTTTTATGGGAACATGCTTAATTCTACTGCTCCTGAATCTAATGATGGTTCTTTGGCTAAAATGTTCGATCGTGTTCTTGAGAAAGAGTTTTCTGAAAATGATCAACCTGAag AGCCTGATAAAAACAGCTTCAATAGCACTGTGGCTGATCAGCAG GGAGTATTGGAGACTGTAGCTAAAATTACTCATGATAAAGCTAAGAGAAATGATACGCGTGAGGGAAA TGGCACAAGATCATTTCAGTTTCAAGACGTGTTCTCTTTGGAAAATGAGGATTCTGATGATGTGACAACCTTGATTGACAAAAAG GACAATGTCTTTGTGATGTCAAACAAGAAATCCAAATATCCCGTGCTTCAAGTCGATTTGAG GCTAATATCAGATTTGGTGGTCATCATCGTTTCTGCAGCCATCGGTGGAATTGTCTTTTCCTGTTTGGGGCAACCG GTTATTGTGGGCTATCTTCTTGCAGGCTCCCTCATTGGACCAGGGGGTTTGAAATTCATTAGTGAAATGGTTCAG GTTGAAACGGTCGCACAATTTGGGGTGGTATTTCTTCTGTTTGCTTTGGGGCTGGAGTTTTCCTTGGCCAAG TTAAAAGCTGTGGGGCCTGTTGCTGTTCTTGGAGGGCTACTTCAAATTGTAATATTCATGTTCCTTTGTGGAATTCTTGCCATG TTATGTGGAGGAAAATTGTCTGAGGGTGTTTTTGTTGGTTCCTTTCTGTCAATGTCATCAACAGCAGTG GTGGTAAAGTTTTTGGTGGAGAGGAATACTAATAATGCTCTTCATGTTCAAGTTACAATTGGCACTCTTATTTTTCAG GACTGTGCTGTGGGTTTACTATTTGCTTTGCTCCCTGTCTTGGGTGGTAACAGTGGTCTTTTACAAGGGATTATTTCAATGGGAAAACT GTTGCTAGTATTGTCCTTGTATCTCACTGCTACATCTGTACTGTCTTGGTCGTTTGTTCCTCGCTTTCTAAAACTAATGATGAGGCTTTCATCTCAG ACAAATGAACTTTATCAGCTAGCTGCTGTTGCTTTCTGCTTGTTATCTGCATGG TGCAGTGATAAGCTTGGTCTTAGTCTTGAGCTGGGTTCATTTATGGCTGGTGTTATGATTTCTACAACAGACTTTGCTCAACATACTTTGGACCAG GTGGAACCGATTCGTAACCTTTTTGCAGCTCTCTTCCTCTCAAGTATTGGAATGCTTATACATGTGCAGTTCCTTTGGAACCATGTGGATATCTTGCTTGCATCTGttattttggttgttgttgttaagacTGCTGTTGTTGCTATAGTTACAAAGGCCTTCGGGTACAGTCTTAAGACAGCATTTATT GTTGGTATCTCACTTGCTCAAATTGGAGAATTTGCTTTTGTTCTGCTGAGTCGTGCTTCAAATCTTCATCTTGTTGAg GGGAAAATGTATCTTCTCCTTCTAGGGACGACGGCTCTCAGTCTG GTCACCACACCGCTTTTGTTTAAATTGATACCGGCTGTCATGAATCTGGGTGTTCTCATGCACTGGTTCCCTTCAGAAAATGGCACACAAATTgag GGCAAATCTTTGATGATTGAGGCAAACAGAATGTTGTGA
- the LOC25479997 gene encoding K(+) efflux antiporter 5 isoform X2, with the protein MIKLREMIRVRESMVICLLGTRSFQFQDVFSLENEDSDDVTTLIDKKDNVFVMSNKKSKYPVLQVDLRLISDLVVIIVSAAIGGIVFSCLGQPVIVGYLLAGSLIGPGGLKFISEMVQVETVAQFGVVFLLFALGLEFSLAKLKAVGPVAVLGGLLQIVIFMFLCGILAMLCGGKLSEGVFVGSFLSMSSTAVVVKFLVERNTNNALHVQVTIGTLIFQDCAVGLLFALLPVLGGNSGLLQGIISMGKLLLVLSLYLTATSVLSWSFVPRFLKLMMRLSSQTNELYQLAAVAFCLLSAWCSDKLGLSLELGSFMAGVMISTTDFAQHTLDQVEPIRNLFAALFLSSIGMLIHVQFLWNHVDILLASVILVVVVKTAVVAIVTKAFGYSLKTAFIVGISLAQIGEFAFVLLSRASNLHLVEGKMYLLLLGTTALSLVTTPLLFKLIPAVMNLGVLMHWFPSENGTQIEGKSLMIEANRML; encoded by the exons ATGATAAAGCTAAGAGAAATGATACGCGTGAGGGAAAGTATGGTCATATGTTTGCT TGGCACAAGATCATTTCAGTTTCAAGACGTGTTCTCTTTGGAAAATGAGGATTCTGATGATGTGACAACCTTGATTGACAAAAAG GACAATGTCTTTGTGATGTCAAACAAGAAATCCAAATATCCCGTGCTTCAAGTCGATTTGAG GCTAATATCAGATTTGGTGGTCATCATCGTTTCTGCAGCCATCGGTGGAATTGTCTTTTCCTGTTTGGGGCAACCG GTTATTGTGGGCTATCTTCTTGCAGGCTCCCTCATTGGACCAGGGGGTTTGAAATTCATTAGTGAAATGGTTCAG GTTGAAACGGTCGCACAATTTGGGGTGGTATTTCTTCTGTTTGCTTTGGGGCTGGAGTTTTCCTTGGCCAAG TTAAAAGCTGTGGGGCCTGTTGCTGTTCTTGGAGGGCTACTTCAAATTGTAATATTCATGTTCCTTTGTGGAATTCTTGCCATG TTATGTGGAGGAAAATTGTCTGAGGGTGTTTTTGTTGGTTCCTTTCTGTCAATGTCATCAACAGCAGTG GTGGTAAAGTTTTTGGTGGAGAGGAATACTAATAATGCTCTTCATGTTCAAGTTACAATTGGCACTCTTATTTTTCAG GACTGTGCTGTGGGTTTACTATTTGCTTTGCTCCCTGTCTTGGGTGGTAACAGTGGTCTTTTACAAGGGATTATTTCAATGGGAAAACT GTTGCTAGTATTGTCCTTGTATCTCACTGCTACATCTGTACTGTCTTGGTCGTTTGTTCCTCGCTTTCTAAAACTAATGATGAGGCTTTCATCTCAG ACAAATGAACTTTATCAGCTAGCTGCTGTTGCTTTCTGCTTGTTATCTGCATGG TGCAGTGATAAGCTTGGTCTTAGTCTTGAGCTGGGTTCATTTATGGCTGGTGTTATGATTTCTACAACAGACTTTGCTCAACATACTTTGGACCAG GTGGAACCGATTCGTAACCTTTTTGCAGCTCTCTTCCTCTCAAGTATTGGAATGCTTATACATGTGCAGTTCCTTTGGAACCATGTGGATATCTTGCTTGCATCTGttattttggttgttgttgttaagacTGCTGTTGTTGCTATAGTTACAAAGGCCTTCGGGTACAGTCTTAAGACAGCATTTATT GTTGGTATCTCACTTGCTCAAATTGGAGAATTTGCTTTTGTTCTGCTGAGTCGTGCTTCAAATCTTCATCTTGTTGAg GGGAAAATGTATCTTCTCCTTCTAGGGACGACGGCTCTCAGTCTG GTCACCACACCGCTTTTGTTTAAATTGATACCGGCTGTCATGAATCTGGGTGTTCTCATGCACTGGTTCCCTTCAGAAAATGGCACACAAATTgag GGCAAATCTTTGATGATTGAGGCAAACAGAATGTTGTGA
- the LOC25479994 gene encoding uncharacterized protein codes for MSKSSFQNDVPWRASSSSAKPIPKIHHSPILRVSQNPFSDYAISIMRHPDPIGDGLGDDAIVEAAGPECIIFGQVTPIKLLGLKVWPIKVDLKFLEPIGRELKQQLGKVMDDVEELMSKSFIDR; via the coding sequence atgtcgAAGAGCTCGTTTCAAAACGACGTGCCATGGAGAGCTTCATCTTCTTCAGCAAAACCAATACCCAAAATTCATCACTCTCCAATTCTTCGCGTTTCTCAGAATCCCTTTTCAGATTATGCAATTTCCATCATGAGGCATCCAGACCCTATTGGGGATGGTTTGGGTGATGACGCTATAGTTGAAGCAGCTGGTCCTGAATGCATCATATTTGGTCAAGTTACTCCCATTAAATTACTTGGCCTTAAGGTCTGGCCTATCAAAGTTGACCTGAAATTTTTGGAACCAATTGGCCGAGAACTTAAGCAGCAGCTTGGGAAGGTCATGGATGACGTTGAGGAACTTATGAGCAAATCATTCATAGATCGTTGA